One window of the Rhodohalobacter sp. SW132 genome contains the following:
- a CDS encoding 6-bladed beta-propeller, producing MIHKIQFLGIIGFVACIIISCTQEQHSPNHLSQDSFIQLPIETAFEFTESADMAFRYIRSMKIDDNGNVLVTDPTQPVVFTFDAEGNLIQKIGNNGQGPEEFQNVGSIILAQNSLLVTDGISLKIEVFDYRNEMYEHARTINVTKQNLLGNLLGLTEEGILIKNDILLSPSGMNNSSETPISFISRDGDILQDTLFKVPIHEFVVDDSQIPFVAGRIFGNTKQLAFDRESKVYSLWTENLDINYFTLDGEKHEAFSYSLQPVAITNAEQDSALNQWQNPQRTIMRQHMPDVKPVASKLVVDDQQRIWVELLSDELDHGWFAFTPSGEPQFYIEIPHHNAYLQDIRGNTVLWNYTDEDGNPSIVASTFELPEI from the coding sequence ATGATTCATAAAATACAATTTTTAGGAATTATCGGATTTGTTGCATGTATAATTATTTCCTGTACACAAGAGCAGCATTCACCCAATCATCTTTCCCAGGATTCCTTCATTCAACTACCGATAGAGACAGCCTTTGAGTTTACAGAATCAGCAGATATGGCATTTCGTTATATCCGATCGATGAAAATAGACGATAACGGCAATGTACTTGTAACTGATCCCACTCAACCGGTTGTATTCACGTTTGATGCGGAAGGGAATCTGATTCAGAAAATCGGAAATAATGGTCAGGGACCAGAAGAATTTCAAAATGTAGGTTCAATTATACTCGCTCAAAACAGCTTATTAGTTACTGATGGTATTTCTCTTAAAATCGAAGTATTTGATTACCGGAATGAGATGTACGAACACGCACGTACAATAAATGTTACTAAGCAAAACCTCCTGGGCAATTTGTTAGGGCTGACGGAAGAAGGGATTCTGATCAAAAATGACATTTTGCTCAGTCCCTCCGGAATGAATAATTCTTCAGAAACACCCATAAGTTTTATTAGCCGTGACGGGGACATTCTTCAGGATACTTTATTCAAGGTACCTATTCATGAATTCGTTGTGGACGATTCACAAATACCATTTGTAGCAGGCAGAATCTTTGGAAATACCAAGCAGTTGGCGTTTGATCGCGAAAGCAAGGTATACTCGCTTTGGACTGAAAACTTAGACATCAATTATTTCACACTTGATGGTGAAAAACACGAGGCATTTTCTTATTCGCTACAGCCTGTGGCTATAACGAATGCAGAACAAGATAGTGCCCTTAACCAATGGCAAAATCCTCAGCGTACGATAATGCGTCAGCATATGCCTGATGTAAAACCTGTTGCGAGCAAATTAGTAGTTGATGATCAACAACGTATTTGGGTGGAACTTCTTTCTGATGAGCTGGATCATGGATGGTTCGCCTTTACCCCAAGTGGTGAGCCACAGTTCTATATTGAAATACCACACCACAACGCATACCTCCAGGATATCCGAGGAAACACGGTTCTTTGGAATTACACTGATGAAGACGGGAACCCAAGTATTGTGGCCTCCACATTCGAATTACCAGAAATATAA